A stretch of the Sphingobacterium thalpophilum genome encodes the following:
- a CDS encoding ABC transporter ATP-binding protein, with protein MIELTNLSKSFGQHRVLRQISYTFASGKAYGIVGENGAGKTTLFRCIAGLESAEGGIKSDLRPLKNNLGYLTADPYFLAKLTGEEYIYLMTDARGKKIRNLNERNIFDLPLREYASSYSTGMKKKLALTATLLQDNSCYILDEPFNGIDLQSSVILTEIILRLKGMGKTILISSHIFSTLKDTCDDILLLEAGGISQSVSSDAFDHFEEEMKERILKKDIDKLWQQDF; from the coding sequence ATGATCGAACTTACCAATCTCAGTAAATCTTTTGGGCAGCATCGTGTTCTCCGGCAGATCAGTTATACCTTTGCCAGTGGTAAGGCATATGGGATTGTCGGCGAGAACGGCGCAGGAAAGACAACACTCTTCCGCTGTATAGCAGGGCTAGAAAGTGCCGAGGGCGGCATTAAGTCGGATCTACGGCCCCTTAAAAATAATCTCGGGTACCTAACTGCCGATCCTTATTTCCTTGCAAAACTAACAGGCGAGGAATATATCTATCTGATGACGGATGCCCGTGGAAAGAAAATCAGAAATCTCAACGAAAGAAATATTTTCGACCTTCCACTACGGGAATATGCCAGTTCTTATTCGACCGGTATGAAGAAAAAGCTTGCCTTGACGGCCACTCTGCTACAGGATAACAGTTGCTACATTCTGGACGAGCCTTTCAATGGCATAGACTTACAAAGCAGCGTCATCCTGACGGAAATCATCCTGCGGCTGAAAGGGATGGGAAAGACCATATTGATTTCGTCACATATCTTTTCGACTTTAAAGGATACCTGCGATGACATATTGTTATTGGAAGCCGGCGGCATCAGTCAATCGGTGAGCAGCGACGCGTTTGATCACTTTGAAGAGGAAATGAAAGAGCGGATTCTGAAGAAAGACATCGACAAGCTGTGGCAGCAGGATTTCTAA
- a CDS encoding MFS transporter: MPAEQKSIYTLQFILLCLSSLLFSSSFNMIIPELPNYLSSLGGAEYKGLIIALFTLTAGISRPFSGKLTDRWGRVPVMAIGSCVCFICGFLYPVLTSVAGFLFLRLIHGFSTGFKPTSTSAYVADLVPQKRWGEALGMHGLAFSIGTAVGPAIGSAIFEAFGINVMFYCSSLMALLSIVIVINMKETLIKKEKFTLSMLKIDRKDIIEWRALPAGIVTFLSYTAYGVILTLIPDWSEHLGLKNKGLFFLAFTIASVMIRFVSGKVSDRYGRPKVIIVGLVIIAIALAVIGVGDSFIGLMTGASIYGIGTGILSPAVNAWTIDLSLPEHRGKAVATMYISLEAGIGLGALLAGLYYGDVILRIPLIMYANATVLLIALLYMAMWQRRHKA, from the coding sequence ATGCCAGCTGAACAGAAATCCATCTATACGCTTCAATTTATATTACTTTGCTTAAGCTCCCTCTTATTTTCGTCGAGTTTCAATATGATTATCCCCGAACTGCCCAATTATCTCAGCAGTCTGGGGGGGGCCGAATACAAAGGTCTGATCATTGCATTGTTCACCTTGACAGCCGGAATCTCAAGACCCTTTAGCGGTAAATTGACGGACCGCTGGGGACGTGTCCCGGTCATGGCCATCGGCTCATGTGTATGCTTTATCTGTGGTTTTTTATATCCTGTTCTCACCTCGGTGGCGGGCTTTCTGTTTCTTCGCCTGATCCACGGATTCTCCACGGGCTTCAAGCCGACATCGACCTCAGCTTATGTGGCCGACCTTGTTCCCCAGAAAAGGTGGGGTGAAGCGCTTGGCATGCACGGTCTGGCATTCAGCATCGGGACGGCAGTGGGACCTGCGATAGGCAGTGCTATTTTCGAAGCTTTTGGTATCAATGTTATGTTCTATTGCTCCTCGCTGATGGCGCTGTTATCGATTGTCATCGTCATCAATATGAAAGAGACTTTGATTAAAAAGGAAAAGTTTACCCTCTCCATGCTTAAGATCGACCGCAAGGACATTATTGAATGGCGCGCCCTCCCTGCAGGTATCGTTACCTTTTTATCGTATACCGCATACGGTGTCATATTAACGCTGATACCCGACTGGAGCGAGCACCTCGGGCTCAAAAACAAGGGGCTGTTCTTCTTAGCATTCACGATCGCTTCGGTGATGATCCGATTTGTATCGGGTAAAGTGTCCGACCGATATGGCAGGCCCAAAGTCATTATCGTGGGCCTGGTCATCATTGCGATCGCCCTGGCCGTCATTGGTGTGGGTGACAGTTTCATCGGCCTAATGACAGGTGCCAGTATTTACGGTATTGGTACCGGGATACTTTCGCCCGCAGTCAATGCCTGGACCATCGATCTCAGCCTGCCCGAACACCGTGGCAAAGCGGTGGCAACGATGTATATTTCGCTGGAGGCAGGCATCGGACTCGGCGCCCTGCTCGCAGGACTTTACTATGGCGATGTTATTCTCCGCATTCCTTTAATTATGTATGCGAACGCGACCGTCCTACTCATTGCGTTGCTGTATATGGCCATGTGGCAGAGAAGGCACAAGGCTTAA
- a CDS encoding TrmH family RNA methyltransferase, with protein sequence MLSKAQISLITSLQNKKYRKQHGLFIVEGIKSVAEFVSSSYQVESIFYTGDANTKVGKISHNIKSYALTEAEFQKISTLKSPQGILALVKLPAAQRLDTVDLKNSFTIVLDDVQDPGNLGTIIRTAEWFGISHIICSVGTVDAYNPKVVQATMGSLARIQIHYTDIQKLIAETQLPVYGALLRGQSIYQMDWGNEGLIVMGNEGNGISAAIENLVDHAVTIPRIGQAESLNVAVATTVFCSEIARQKLS encoded by the coding sequence ATGTTGTCAAAAGCGCAAATCAGTCTAATAACGTCTCTACAAAATAAAAAGTATAGAAAGCAGCATGGCCTATTCATCGTTGAAGGCATAAAGTCCGTTGCAGAATTTGTGTCCTCCAGCTACCAGGTCGAATCTATTTTCTATACAGGCGACGCAAACACAAAAGTGGGTAAAATCTCGCATAATATAAAATCATATGCACTCACCGAGGCTGAATTTCAAAAGATTAGTACGCTAAAATCACCGCAGGGTATTCTCGCGCTGGTCAAACTCCCGGCAGCGCAGCGTCTGGATACTGTGGATCTAAAAAACAGCTTTACTATTGTCCTGGATGATGTACAGGACCCCGGCAACTTGGGTACGATCATCCGTACGGCCGAATGGTTTGGCATCAGCCATATCATCTGCTCGGTAGGAACAGTGGATGCGTACAACCCCAAGGTGGTACAGGCAACCATGGGCTCGCTTGCCAGAATCCAGATACACTATACGGACATTCAAAAACTCATTGCCGAAACACAACTGCCGGTATATGGCGCGCTGCTCCGCGGCCAGTCCATCTACCAAATGGACTGGGGAAATGAAGGGCTCATCGTGATGGGCAATGAAGGGAATGGCATCAGCGCCGCTATCGAGAACCTGGTAGACCATGCCGTCACGATACCACGGATCGGACAGGCCGAATCCCTAAATGTCGCTGTGGCGACAACGGTATTCTGCAGTGAAATCGCGCGACAAAAACTATCCTGA
- the tamL gene encoding translocation and assembly module lipoprotein TamL — MIKYPRFIGFASILLLTLFFASCRSSKYIDDDQALVTKVQISGVEPALKESAEMYISNQIRPNSRVNLFIYNTFNTKKGRYKTKNIRNVGEPPHLLDSAMVDLSANQIKRFLFTKGYFNAKVDPEIRVVKKKARIDFQVAAGNAYQIRNISRKFDDNDVKALFERDVLPSSNVRPNTQYDAAKLLDEREKMYVVMRNNGYYDYLRQYMRVGIDSAISGSLIDLKINVENPSDSTIHKRYQIDSVYMTVRNYGSMSKKAPRQILDTAKRLLFIDETNSFRYKPLERYMYLRAGQYYSLAEENKSYDRLYEMNGFRSVKIQFVKKDSNKLNVHYDFVPRPRMGNQIEGEYTFSSGMSGFNIGNTFSQRNIFGGSEQLEVKLRYGVLFDPRLSGGLSSKIFNNDFQAGVNLVIPRLMVPFRINPGGKFGLPKTTYSMTLQLFDQDRTYSNRYFITSLNYSWYETENKYHSFTPIVLEYRDGRLDSNFRKKLEQQGYQLYVRSNDRQYFGLGTQYNFVLNGKKLNSKEDFQYFRGTIDLSGNVLDLISSLAKLPSNADGEKKIFGVPFLQYAKTELDYRLYRNLGGNRQFVFRFNPGIAIPYGNNSKLLIFEKSFYSGGMNGIRAWQARTLGPGSYNRQNLSEDLRLNLRNLDQLGEIKLEANAEYRFRLLNNFLGAKMNGATFVDMGNVWRLKKDEELNPGGEFKFNKFLGQVAIGTGFGLRFDSDYFVIRLDAGLKVKDPQFSGSDQWVIKHFFDSKEFKQQYYDTHRPDRYNFIQYNFGIGMPF, encoded by the coding sequence ATGATTAAGTATCCTCGTTTTATCGGATTTGCAAGTATACTGCTTTTGACGCTATTTTTTGCATCTTGCCGGTCTTCAAAATATATCGATGACGACCAGGCTCTGGTTACAAAAGTACAGATTTCTGGCGTTGAGCCAGCATTGAAGGAATCCGCTGAAATGTATATTTCCAATCAGATCAGGCCCAACTCGCGTGTCAATCTATTTATCTATAACACGTTCAATACCAAAAAAGGACGCTATAAGACCAAAAATATCCGCAATGTGGGCGAACCCCCACATTTGCTGGATTCTGCCATGGTAGATCTGTCTGCCAATCAGATTAAACGCTTTTTGTTCACCAAGGGGTATTTTAATGCCAAAGTCGATCCGGAAATCCGTGTTGTCAAGAAAAAGGCCCGCATCGATTTTCAAGTAGCTGCTGGTAATGCCTACCAGATCAGAAATATCAGCCGCAAGTTTGATGACAACGACGTGAAAGCGTTGTTTGAGCGTGATGTACTGCCTTCCAGCAATGTCAGGCCGAATACACAGTATGATGCCGCCAAGTTGCTGGATGAGCGGGAAAAGATGTACGTCGTGATGCGCAATAATGGCTATTACGACTATTTGCGGCAGTACATGCGTGTGGGGATTGATTCGGCGATCAGCGGTAGTCTGATTGATCTAAAAATTAACGTCGAAAATCCCAGTGATTCTACGATACATAAAAGGTATCAGATTGATAGTGTTTATATGACTGTTAGGAATTATGGATCGATGTCCAAGAAAGCTCCGCGCCAGATTTTGGACACGGCCAAGCGTCTGCTCTTTATTGATGAAACCAATAGTTTCAGGTATAAACCACTGGAACGTTATATGTATCTGCGCGCAGGACAATATTATTCACTTGCCGAAGAGAATAAGTCTTATGATCGTCTCTATGAGATGAATGGTTTCCGGTCGGTTAAAATACAATTTGTGAAAAAGGACTCCAATAAGCTCAATGTACATTATGATTTTGTGCCGCGTCCGCGCATGGGCAACCAGATCGAAGGGGAGTATACATTCAGTTCGGGCATGAGCGGTTTTAACATCGGCAATACCTTTTCACAGCGCAATATTTTTGGTGGATCGGAGCAGTTGGAAGTTAAGTTGCGTTACGGAGTACTGTTTGATCCGCGTCTGTCGGGGGGGCTTTCCAGCAAGATCTTTAATAATGATTTTCAGGCGGGAGTCAATCTCGTCATCCCGCGTCTGATGGTGCCTTTTCGCATCAATCCGGGAGGTAAGTTTGGTCTGCCTAAGACGACCTATTCGATGACTTTGCAGCTCTTTGACCAAGATAGGACCTATTCAAACCGTTACTTTATCACCTCCTTAAACTATTCGTGGTACGAGACCGAAAATAAGTACCATAGTTTTACGCCTATCGTACTGGAGTACCGGGACGGAAGACTGGACTCCAATTTTCGAAAAAAACTCGAACAGCAAGGCTACCAATTGTATGTGCGTAGCAATGACAGGCAGTACTTTGGTTTAGGAACCCAGTATAACTTTGTTCTGAACGGCAAGAAGCTCAACAGCAAGGAGGACTTTCAGTATTTTCGGGGGACCATAGACCTCAGTGGCAATGTGCTGGATCTAATCAGCAGCTTGGCCAAGCTGCCGTCAAATGCTGACGGTGAAAAAAAAATCTTTGGTGTGCCTTTCCTTCAATATGCGAAGACCGAGCTTGATTACCGTCTGTACCGAAATCTGGGCGGCAACAGGCAATTTGTTTTTCGTTTTAATCCCGGGATTGCAATCCCTTACGGAAACAATTCGAAGCTATTGATCTTTGAAAAGAGCTTCTATAGCGGAGGCATGAACGGCATACGGGCCTGGCAGGCGCGCACTTTGGGGCCGGGCTCGTACAATAGGCAAAACCTTAGTGAAGACCTCCGGCTCAATTTGCGGAATCTGGATCAGCTGGGTGAAATCAAACTGGAGGCAAATGCCGAATATCGCTTCCGGCTGCTCAACAATTTTCTGGGCGCTAAGATGAACGGAGCGACGTTTGTCGATATGGGTAATGTGTGGCGGCTGAAAAAAGATGAAGAACTAAATCCCGGTGGTGAATTTAAGTTCAACAAATTTTTGGGGCAAGTGGCTATAGGTACCGGTTTTGGACTCCGTTTTGATTCCGATTACTTTGTCATCCGGCTGGATGCAGGCCTCAAGGTCAAAGACCCGCAATTTTCCGGTAGTGACCAGTGGGTGATCAAGCATTTCTTTGATTCCAAAGAGTTTAAGCAACAGTACTATGACACGCATAGGCCCGACCGATATAATTTCATTCAGTATAATTTTGGAATCGGTATGCCATTTTAG
- a CDS encoding TlpA family protein disulfide reductase gives MKRIVFVFLLFNSLCFGQKSVNYKITEESISEGKLIQLKSTYFSLSPNKSASKKEFPSEIKINAVEYKDFRNPFFFSSFHPDSNQNVLSSSILADILMNLQQPIRFNFQREETIVDTSSLRKEILLKAKDWQLTDNIAEMVRNNVTVGAGFICGWLNYNCLGKDMLKRLQSGPVLIKSQLYNIVKNDKKNLYLTFRDTSRHLDGELVVDKKTLQPITLSRRITYIQDNRSFVNTAMMQLLYTNVSSTYDQAYAEMLLSGSFVSKALYSGETMDSVKVMKYITKNDAIFSNDRTFVKKKLDLLQQIKNNKLYNLSLNDVPVNLLSGTHHLSNLLYNGSLSRDKFITVIPLLDNEKRYDWIQNGLYQDLGRPAADGTLSSDEKADLLINHFSENEKQYTYPMILGRRIMRQADDLSQAKNLLNELINLNDDYWINGNVGRYALLAYQRLASADQDYTHQLLMDIISKLTVLYDSDKTVYRNITRAHLATACYFAYQMMDKSNKGEALHYLEKAAIYSPKNEAETAYNSSYDIMFLKSKKSYAEDYLTELAAGGRKDVALQKYVDEFLTVQGISYKGLRDFYQHYYPEQKFSEFFIQKVVPQLPDAPDFALANLENMKIQKTDLKGKWTLVDFWGTWCGPCVAEMPKLNSFFEHLKNDKSRKDKIGFISIACNDTADKVKNFIAKNNYTIPVLMSDGQVEKSFQVRGYPSKYILTPNGKLIAMPFGFDWQPLLEEVATF, from the coding sequence ATGAAAAGAATCGTGTTCGTATTTCTTTTGTTTAATTCATTGTGTTTTGGTCAAAAGAGCGTTAATTATAAAATAACCGAGGAATCCATATCCGAAGGGAAGCTAATACAGTTAAAATCAACCTATTTTTCTTTGTCTCCCAATAAATCAGCGTCAAAAAAAGAATTCCCTTCAGAAATAAAGATTAATGCTGTTGAATATAAGGATTTCCGCAATCCATTTTTCTTTTCAAGTTTTCATCCTGACAGTAACCAAAATGTTTTGTCTTCCAGCATACTGGCTGATATTTTGATGAACTTACAACAGCCTATCCGTTTCAATTTCCAGCGTGAAGAAACCATTGTAGATACTTCATCACTTAGAAAAGAGATTCTGTTAAAGGCCAAGGACTGGCAGTTAACAGACAATATCGCAGAGATGGTAAGGAACAATGTTACGGTAGGAGCAGGGTTTATTTGTGGCTGGTTAAATTATAATTGTCTAGGTAAAGATATGTTAAAGAGACTTCAATCCGGACCTGTACTAATCAAAAGTCAACTGTATAACATTGTCAAAAACGATAAGAAAAATTTGTATCTCACTTTTAGGGATACCTCCCGGCATTTGGATGGGGAACTTGTCGTTGATAAGAAGACACTTCAGCCAATCACTCTCTCTCGAAGAATTACATATATCCAAGATAATCGTTCATTTGTCAATACCGCTATGATGCAACTATTGTATACGAATGTATCCAGTACTTACGATCAAGCCTATGCGGAGATGTTATTGTCAGGTAGTTTTGTTAGTAAGGCGTTGTATTCGGGGGAGACAATGGATAGTGTGAAGGTCATGAAATACATCACTAAAAATGATGCTATTTTTTCGAATGATAGGACATTCGTAAAGAAAAAGTTAGATCTACTTCAGCAGATTAAGAACAATAAACTGTATAATTTGAGCTTGAACGACGTGCCAGTCAACTTGCTTTCGGGAACACATCATCTTTCGAACCTGCTCTACAATGGATCCCTATCAAGGGATAAATTTATAACCGTAATACCGTTATTAGACAACGAAAAGCGATATGATTGGATACAGAATGGTTTATATCAAGACCTGGGGCGTCCAGCTGCAGATGGAACGCTGTCTTCTGATGAAAAGGCCGATTTATTAATAAATCATTTTTCCGAAAATGAGAAGCAATATACCTATCCGATGATTTTGGGGCGACGGATTATGCGACAGGCAGACGATCTGTCACAGGCCAAAAATTTACTTAATGAGTTGATTAACCTTAACGATGATTATTGGATCAATGGAAATGTTGGGAGATACGCACTATTGGCATATCAACGTCTGGCTTCTGCAGATCAGGATTATACCCACCAACTGCTAATGGATATTATTTCAAAATTAACGGTGCTTTATGATTCAGATAAGACGGTGTATCGGAATATAACTCGTGCGCATCTTGCTACAGCTTGCTATTTTGCCTATCAAATGATGGATAAAAGCAATAAGGGAGAGGCCTTGCACTATTTGGAGAAAGCGGCCATATACTCTCCCAAAAATGAGGCGGAGACTGCGTACAACTCGTCTTATGATATTATGTTTTTGAAATCTAAGAAAAGCTATGCGGAAGATTACCTTACAGAATTGGCCGCAGGCGGTAGGAAAGATGTCGCTTTACAGAAATATGTCGATGAGTTTTTGACCGTTCAGGGTATAAGTTATAAGGGCTTACGTGATTTTTACCAGCATTACTATCCGGAACAGAAATTCAGTGAGTTTTTCATTCAGAAGGTCGTTCCTCAATTACCCGATGCGCCAGATTTCGCTTTGGCGAATCTCGAGAATATGAAAATCCAAAAGACGGACCTAAAGGGCAAATGGACATTGGTCGACTTTTGGGGAACCTGGTGCGGTCCATGTGTTGCAGAGATGCCTAAACTCAATAGTTTTTTTGAGCACTTGAAGAATGATAAATCAAGAAAAGACAAGATTGGTTTTATAAGTATTGCGTGCAATGATACCGCAGATAAAGTGAAAAACTTTATTGCTAAAAACAATTATACCATACCGGTGTTGATGTCAGATGGACAGGTGGAAAAAAGCTTTCAGGTCAGAGGTTATCCAAGCAAGTATATTCTAACACCAAACGGTAAGCTGATCGCTATGCCGTTCGGTTTTGACTGGCAGCCTTTGTTGGAAGAAGTCGCGACCTTCTGA
- a CDS encoding helix-turn-helix domain-containing protein, with protein MKPVQFKVPAPQDKSVYVQEDVLDKFYPHMHRHEEYQLVWIKEGIGQLLVDDNLHNFQRGDIFLLGANQAHVFKSTRVGQGVRSISVFFNAKGALSTMARMPELRHLLDFIDKSHRGFKVPSRYLTQVRRRIEILQKSDQLDQLVNFFYLLKVLSNVSAELKPLSGVQINRLEVGKPFRIETICKFLEEHFKENISLCEIAEKANLTPHAFCRYFKISTGKTFVSYLNELRIREACKLLGDRHDCISMIAYDSGFNSIANFNRVFRNVLGISPKIYSSNYKSYLYQ; from the coding sequence ATGAAGCCAGTTCAATTTAAAGTACCTGCTCCCCAGGATAAGTCTGTTTATGTACAGGAAGACGTATTGGATAAATTTTATCCACATATGCATCGTCACGAAGAGTACCAGTTAGTTTGGATAAAAGAGGGTATTGGCCAGCTATTGGTAGACGATAATCTACACAATTTTCAACGAGGTGATATTTTTCTGTTAGGTGCAAATCAAGCCCATGTATTTAAAAGTACCCGCGTAGGTCAGGGAGTGAGATCCATTTCCGTATTCTTTAATGCGAAAGGAGCACTGTCTACGATGGCAAGAATGCCCGAACTTCGTCATCTACTTGATTTTATTGATAAAAGTCATCGGGGATTTAAAGTTCCCAGCCGATATCTTACACAAGTACGTCGCCGCATTGAGATCCTGCAGAAATCTGATCAGCTCGATCAGCTTGTGAATTTTTTCTATTTATTGAAGGTGTTAAGCAACGTTTCTGCCGAACTCAAACCTCTTTCCGGTGTGCAGATCAATAGGCTTGAAGTCGGTAAACCATTTCGTATTGAGACAATATGCAAATTTTTGGAAGAGCATTTTAAAGAAAATATAAGCTTATGTGAAATAGCAGAGAAGGCAAATCTTACCCCACACGCTTTTTGCCGTTATTTTAAGATCAGTACCGGAAAGACATTTGTCTCTTATCTAAACGAATTACGGATCAGAGAGGCCTGTAAATTATTGGGTGACCGGCATGACTGCATATCTATGATTGCTTACGACTCGGGATTTAATAGCATCGCTAATTTTAACCGTGTTTTTAGAAATGTACTGGGCATATCTCCTAAAATCTACAGTAGCAATTATAAAAGCTATCTGTACCAATAG